The following are from one region of the Centropristis striata isolate RG_2023a ecotype Rhode Island chromosome 19, C.striata_1.0, whole genome shotgun sequence genome:
- the nup214 gene encoding nuclear pore complex protein Nup214 isoform X2: MGDDADTPLEREMKDFQFRQMKKARVFDPAEDLPKERSSLLTISNKFGLTFVGLDRTFKVYLTKDILAADRFDGNANEIVDGIAALAEVNVEPALHHLALSCDELTLSVCGMSEEGRLSLTFYDVRTFMNQARPQKLPFASLLPAVPPGTLVQDLKWNPVQASMLAACLSDGSMMILDVTDSVKVQTTLPDSSGITCLCWSPKGKQVAAGKMNSTVCQYTPALEEKKVIPCPNFYTSDEPVKVLDVQWLRTFVFAVVYAAADGSLETPPELVLISLPKKDERIETKYLNFSDTVYGSCTERQHHYFLSHVEDWDLVFAASAASIEVSVIAARPEDKSWELWILEDASRAELPVTETNEDTLPLGLAIDYTSQQEIHITDEKTLPPQPTMLMLSTEGLLCPFALLNLNEGVKQLISAPAVLALEGERLPKPGSLAAQPPKIAASIPSAPATFPNLGLTSAAASTPPAPAASSSAALFSIVPTAPVPTSSSGFMFSVPTTCSTASSSFSFASKPPSETPSAPSAFSFTPSIKPTMAPPVPAPTPQSIAAASPPTVKLNLNERFSALETPAPSPHSFTFNSSLPKTVAPISSSLTAPSLAATKPPAVLTPVRPVQTSTPATVVQKPAPAAQGRVQTPQAAVSVKALEKQPQQKKDSDPIMAGIQEEIAHFQKELDDLKTRSARADFKVGTNDEMKELRKESEDLHIFTLEIKETTESLHGDIGTLKTTLLEGFAGAEEAKAQSELSRDRNYRQLLYKKPLDPRSEEHLKEIRRLYQYVMFAVEDVNDVLDVEWEKHLEKKKKQKHMVVPGREGLFTTLANNLYIINQQKNRLDQLIKQLTSLRLYNKTTTPTIHSSTATATNSGLETELESLRDALLKTRLDKTPPKPKSKSPEVKISPVKQSQLRNFLSKGKMPPVRSTAPANLSRSAFLSPKYYEDLDDVSSASSLSQSLEPHPADLEQEEEEELQTEILPLPVMPAALSTPRHPTVVRTPSIQPGFGAIQSTPLTKIHSVQGMGFGLSPIASPVPTNKINLSGAESTALATKTVKHGAPPIERTVPVTIPAQQAAATAALRRQMANQKTAVVSTSLTESTLKTVPQVVNVQELKEKGPPMPVSNIISSSIQDPGAPAFVAVSSNQAKRNPTQGIQKMAAESTTTPQTGFMFGQSAKTDVSVAPASSTEQSSSKGFSFASGSTGFSFASVSQGTGMPPVKDVSKFSFGNGKMMFGQTGEESFSLTPKSTSPALGTASPTLPPYPSGEKPTSTTIAPRIEPQPLRTIGGETLGCFSGLRVGHGDEAKDLATKPAAGSFTFGETGLGMTKGAAQFSFGAGFQKSAEESTGVDLSKGVASGSLFKPPEPTPKPAFSVPQSSLTASASPTSFSSLLAAPADSTVEPKVSPQPSEPTPPPEKEPATAPAADSTSPLVIAEPAADAAITETVAAATVSAPTPAPPLAALTREPPPYFSAPPEAIPPTAASAAPTAVATPDSTTTAPVPASAAATPAAAPVSQVAPTGFQVPSSDKPGSIFTQPPPAITDSSSIGVTPVIITVAAAATTPTPTIVSSTTTTTAASTVFGQPAEPPATAAPSAPTAPTAPTASSGPAAPAAPAAPAAPAAPAAPAAPAATGFSSTAFGAPTGAGFGKPVFGQVGGFGQPASNTETSGGFSFGQSPFGASSNSATTGGGLFGAATATNASSFSFGTSSANTASSTGSGMFGQTTAPAFGQSSGFGQAPVFGSNTTTSSSTGFSFGQPSGFGCSSSAPVFGQQGSSGSVFGQQPSSGGTLFGSNPANTAGSAGAGGFFSGLGGKPSEDAANKNPFGASASTGGFGQPAQTGATSLFGNSGAKTFGFGQSSFGEQKPSGTFSTGAGSVAAQGFGSFTSPTKAGGFGSPPVFGSPPSFGSSQAFGAGATFGQAPSFSSNMGSSAGKVFGEGTAASNMGGFGFASPPSAPSFGALANQSAPSFGGLAQQGPGFGSQPSGFSGFGQQPQAGGFPANTFGSGNQSASQTFASWRS, from the exons ATGGGTGACGACGCAGACACCCCTCTTGAGAGGGAAATGAAG gatTTTCAGTTTCGTCAGATGAAGAAAGCGAGGGTCTTTGACCCTGCTGAAGATCTGCCAAAAGAAAGAAGTAGTCTGCTTACCATCTCAAACAAATTTGGTTTAACCTTTGTCGGGCTCGACAGAACATTCAAAGTTTACCTAACTAAAGACATTCTGGCTGCTGATAGATTTGACGGCAATGCCAATGAAATAG TTGACGGTATAGCAGCATTGGCAGAGGTGAATGTGGAACCGGCCTTGCACCACTTGGCTCTCAGTTGTGATGAGCTTACTTTGTCAGTATGTGGCATGTCTGAGGAGGGGCGTTTGTCCCTCACATTTTATGATGTCCGCACCTTCATGAATCAG GCAAGACCACAGAAGCTGCCTTTTGCCTCGCTACTGCCGGCAGTACCACCTGGCACTTTAGTGCAAGACCTTAAGTGGAATCCTGTGCAGGCATCCATGCTGGccgcctgtctgtctgacgGCAGCATGATGATTTTGGATGTTACAGACAGTGTCAAAGTGCAGACTACGCTACCAGATTCAAGTGGTATCACATGCC TTTGCTGGAGTCCAAAAGGAAAACAAGTTGCTGCAGGGAAAATGAATTCCACAGTCTGTCAGTATACACCA GCACtagaagagaaaaaagttatCCCATGTCCAAATTTCTACACCTCTGATGAACCTGTCAAAG TTCTGGATGTGCAGTGGCTGAGAACTTTTGTGTTTGCAGTGGTTTATGCTGCGGCAGATGGGTCCCTTGAGACCCCTCCTGAGCTAGTGTTGATCTCCCTTCCT aaGAAGGATGAGAGAATAGAGACAAAGTATTTGAACTTTAGTGACACGGTGTACGGCAGCTGCACTGAGAGACAACATCACTACTTTCTCAGCCATGTGGAGGACTG GGACCTTGTGTTCGCGGCATCAGCAGCTTCCATTGAAGTCAGCGTCATAGCTGCCAGACCAGAGGACAAG AGCTGGGAGCTTTGGATCCTGGAAGATGCGAGTCGAGCTGAGCTTCCAGTGACTGAGACGAATGAAGACACTCTGCCCCTTGGCTTAGCCATAGACTACACCAGCCAGCAGGAGATCCACATCA CTGATGAGAAGACCTTGCCCCCACAACCCACTATGCTGATGCTATCCACGGAGGGATTACTCTGCCCATTTGCTCTGCTCAACCTCAATGAAGGAGTTAAGCAACTGATTTCAGCCCCCGCTGTCCTCGCCTTGGAAGGGGAGAGGCTGCCAAAGCCAG GTTCTTTGGCAGCCCAACCACCCAAAATCGCTGCCTCCATCCCATCTGCCCCAGCAACATTCCCAAACCTTGGTCTTACTTCAGCAGCTGCTTCCACTCCTCCAGCCCCGGCTGCATCTTCTTCCGCTGCCCTATTCAGCATTGTTCCCACAGCTCCTGTGCCGACATCATCATCAGGCTTCATGTTCTCGGTCCCGACTACATGCTCAACAGCCTCCTCAAGCTTCTCCTTTGCCTCAAAACCTCCCTCTGAAACCCCCTCAGCGCCCTCTGCGTTTTCTTTCACCCCTTCTATCAAACCAACAATGGCACCTCCAGTTCCAGCGCCAACACCCCAGAGCATTGCAGCTGCCTCCCCACCGACAGTGAAACTTAATCTAAATGAGAG GTTTTCAGCACTGGAGACCCCAGCACCATCCCCACATTCCTTCACCTTCAATTCCTCACTGCCCAAAACAGTTGCCCCCATATCGAGCAGTTTGACCGCCCCTTCACTCGCAGCCACTAAGCCACCAGCTGTATTAA CCCCAGTGCGTCCGGTTCAAACCAGCACACCAGCCACAGTCGTCCAGAAACCTGCTCCAGCTGCACAGGGCCGTGTCCAAACTCCGCAG GCAGCTGTTAGTGTGAAGGCCCTGGAGAAACAGCCACAGCAGAAGAAAGACTCTGATCCAATCATGGCTGGAATACAGGAGGAG ATTGCACACTTCCAGAAGGAGTTGGATGACCTTAAAACAAGAAGCGCAAGAGCTGACTTCAAGGTTGGCACCAATGATGAGATGAAGGAGTTAAGAAAGGAGTCGGAGGACCTCCACATTTTCACCCTGGAGATCAAGGAAACTACAGAG TCTCTTCACGGAGACATTGGTACACTGAAGACAACTTTACTGGAGGGCTTCGCTGGGGCAGAAGAAGCCAAGGCCCAGAGTGAGctcagcagagacagaaattacaGACAGCTGCTGTATAAAAAACCTCTGGACCCCCGCAGCGAGGAACACCTCAAG GAGATCCGCAGGCTGTACCAGTACGTTATGTTTGCGGTGGAAGATGTCAATGACGTGCTGGATGTTGAATGGGAGAAACAcctggagaagaagaaaaagcagaa ACACATGGTCGTGCCAGGGCGTGAAGGACTGTTTACTACACTGGCCAACAACCTGTACATTATCAACCAGCAGAAGAACAGATTGGACCAGTTGATTAAGCAACTCACTTCACTGCGCCTCTACAACAAGACTACCACTCCAACTATACACAGCAGTACTGCGACAGCAACAAACTCTGG TTTGGAAACTGAGCTTGAGAGTTTAAGAGATGCACTCCTGAAAACCAGGCTCGACAAAACCCCTCCTAAGCCTAAATCCAAATCTCCAG AAGTCAAGATATCACCAGTGAAGCAGTCCCAGCTGCGTAACTTCCTCTCAAAAGGAAAGATGCCTCCTGTCCGCTCAACCGCACCAG CCAACCTGTCTCGCTCAGCCTTCCTTTCACCCAAATACTACGAGGACTTGGATGATGTGAGCTCTGCGTCCTCCCTGTCCCAGTCGCTGGAGCCTCACCCAGCAGAtttggagcaggaggaggaggaggaacttCAGACAGAGATCCTTCCCCTTCCCGTCATGCCTGCAGCATTGTCCACCCCTCGCCACCCCACAGTCGTGAGGACCCCCTCCATTCAGCCAGGCTTCGGGGCCATCCAGTCCACCCCTTTAACAAAAATTCATTCAGTACAGGGTATGGGCTTTGGACTCAGCCCAATTGCCAGCCCTG TTCCAACCAACAAGATCAACCTCAGTGGGGCTGAAAGCACTGCTCTTGCCACAAAGACAGTAAAACATGGAGCCCCACCAATTGAGAGGACAGTCCCCGTCACTATCCCTGCCCAGCAGGCTGCAGCTACTGCTGCTCTACGCAGGCAGATGGCCAATCAGAAGACAG CTGTCGTCAGCACTTCCTTGACAGAGTCCACTTTGAAGACTGTTCCTCAGGTGGTCAATGTCCAGGAGCTTAAGGAAAAAGGTCCTCCTATGCCGGTTTCCAATATcatcag CTCATCAATACAAGATCCAGGAGCTCCAGCTTTTGTAGCAGTTTCTTCCAACCAGGCAAAACGA AATCCTACCCAGGGTATCCAGAAGATGGCCGCTGAAAGTACAACCACCCCACAGACAGGCTTCATGTTTG GTCAGTCAGCTAAAACAGATGTTTCAGTGGCTCCTGCTAGCTCAACAGAGCAAAGCTCCAGCAAAGGTTTCTCCTTCGCATCAGG GTCCACAGGCTTCAGTTTTGCTTCAGTTTCACAGGGAACTGGAATGCCACCAG TGAAGGATGTGAGTAAATTCTCCTTTGGAAATGGCAAGATGATGTTTGGCCAGACTGGAGAGGAGTCATTCTCCCTCACCCCAAAGTCCACCTCCCCAGCTCTTGGCACTGCATCTCCCACCCTGCCTCCATACCCGTCAGGAGAAAAACCCACCTCTACCACAATCGCCCCCAGGATCGAGCCACAGCCCCTGAGGACAATTGGAGGAGAAACTCTGGGCTGTTTCTCTGGACTACGTGTAGGCCATGGAGATGAAGCAAAAGATTTAGCCACAAAACCTGCTGCTGGCTCTTTCACCTTTGGGGAAACTGGACTTGGTATGACCAAGGGAGCAGCACAGTTTAGCTTTGGTGCAGGTTTCCAAAAGTCTGCAGAAGAATCTACAGGAGTAGACTTGTCCAAGGGGGTAGCATCAGGCAGTTTGTTCAAGCCACCTGAACCGACCCCCAAACCGGCCTTCTCTGTTCCCCAGTCTAGCTTAACTGCCTCAGCTTCACCTACGTCTTTTAGCAGTCTTCTTGCAGCTCCTGCAGACTCCACAGTGGAACCAAAAGTTTCCCCACAACCCTCAGAACCCACCCCACCCCCTGAAAAAGAACCTGCTACTGCACCAGCTGCGGATAGCACCAGTCCTCTTGTGATAGCTGAGCCTGCAGCGGATGCAGCCATCACAGAAACTGTGGCAGCAGCCACAGTTTCAGCACCAACACCTGCACCTCCTTTGGCTGCCCTTACCCGAGAACCTCCCCCCTACTTCTCTGCACCACCTGAAGCAATCCCTCCAACAGCAGCCAGTGCAGCTCCCACAGCAGTAGCCACACCAGACAGCACCACCACCGCTCCTGTGCCCGCTTCAGCTGCTGCCACCCCTGCTGCAGCACCTGTCTCGCAGGTTGCTCCAACAGGTTTCCAGGTACCCAGTTCTGACAAACCAGGTTCCATTTTTACTCAACCTCCCCCTGCAATAACAGACAGCAGCTCCATTGGAGTTACACCAGTTATCATCACAGTTGCTGCTGCAGCCACCACTCCCACCCCTACGATTGTCAGCAGCACAACAACAACTACTGCTGCCAGCACTGTGTTTGGGCAACCTGCTGAACCTCCAGCTACCGCCGCCCCCTCGGCCCCCACAGCTCCCACAGCTCCCACAGCCTCCTCAGGTCCTGCAGCCCCAGCAGCCCCAGCAGCCCCAGCAGccccagcagctccagcagctcctgCAGCCCCAGCAGCCACAGGATTTAGCTCAACTGCATTTGGTGCACCAACTGGAGCTGGTTTTGGCAAACCTGTGTTCGGCCAGGTGGGTGGCTTTGGCCAGCCTGCCAGCAATACTGAAACATCTGGTGGCTTTTCTTTTGGCCAGTCACCATTTGGAGCGAGCTCCAACAGTGCAACTACTGGCGGAGGACTTTTTGGTGCTGCTACTGCTACCAATGCCAGTTCCTTCTCCTTTGGCACAAGCAGTGCCAACACAGCCAGCAGCACTGGCTCAGGGATGTTTGGACAAACCACAGCACCAGCATTTGGCCAGAGCTCTGGATTTGGGCAAGCGCCTGTGTTTGGGAGCAACACCACCACTTCCTCATCTACAGGATTCAGCTTTGGACAGCCCTCAG GTTTTGGCTGCTCTTCCTCAGCCCCTGTGTTTGGCCAACAAGGTAGCAGCGGGAGTGTATTTGGACAG CAGCCATCATCTGGTGGCACTTTGTTTGGCTCAAACCCAGCCAACACAGCAGGTTCTGCTGGTGCTGGAGGGTTCTTCAGTGGCTTGGGAGGCAAACCGAGCGAAGATGCTGCCAACAAGAACCCATTCGGTGCCAGTGCTTCCACTGGAGGGTTTGGACAGCCTGCTCAAACAG GTGCCACCAGTCTGTTTGGAAATAGCGGTGCCAAGACCTTTGGTTTTGGGCAGTCCTCCTTTGGTGAGCAGAAACCTAGTGGGACCTTCAGCACTGGTGCAGGGAGTGTCGCAGCCCAGGGATTTGGCTCCTTCACTAGTCCGACAAAAGCAG GTGGTTTTGGCAGTCCTCCAGTATTTGGGAGTCCCCCTTCCTTTGGTAGTTCCCAAGCATTTGGTGCTGGAGCAACATTTGGCCAAGCACCCTCCTTCTCCAGTAACATGGGTTCTTCAGCTGGTAAAGTGTTTGGAGAGGGAACAGCGGCTTCCAACATGGGAGGATTTGG